From the Actinomycetota bacterium genome, one window contains:
- a CDS encoding MoxR family ATPase: MTFSGEEEGLVARAAALAENIRRVILGKDAQVDLAVIALLSGGHLLIEDVPGVGKTMLARSLALSVSGTYRRIQFTPDLLPSDITGTAVFNQKTSEFEFRPGPIFANVVLADEINRATPRTQSSLLEAMDEGQVTADGVAYPLPRPFFVIATQNPVEYHGTYPLPEGQLDRFCMSLTLGYPTEETERAVVAGQLEEHPVSGLRPVLQAEELPRLQRAARSVRVDPDVLSYAVSLVRATREDGGLVLGASPRGSVFLMRAAQARAFLSGRDFVVPDDVKALAMPVLAHRVIPASRSLGPEDARELVLRLVERIPVPVV, translated from the coding sequence ATGACGTTCAGCGGCGAGGAAGAAGGCCTGGTGGCGCGTGCCGCCGCGCTGGCGGAGAACATCCGCCGGGTGATACTGGGCAAGGATGCACAGGTGGACCTGGCGGTTATCGCCCTGCTCAGCGGAGGCCACCTGCTGATCGAGGACGTCCCGGGGGTGGGCAAGACCATGCTCGCCCGCTCCCTGGCGCTCTCCGTCTCCGGCACCTACCGCCGCATACAGTTCACGCCCGACCTCCTGCCCTCGGATATAACGGGGACCGCGGTGTTCAACCAGAAGACTTCGGAGTTCGAGTTCCGCCCCGGCCCCATCTTCGCCAACGTGGTGCTGGCGGACGAGATAAACCGCGCCACCCCGCGCACGCAGTCCAGCCTCCTCGAGGCCATGGACGAGGGCCAGGTCACGGCGGACGGGGTCGCCTACCCGCTGCCCCGCCCCTTTTTCGTCATCGCCACCCAGAACCCGGTCGAATACCATGGCACCTACCCCCTCCCCGAGGGCCAGCTCGACCGCTTCTGCATGAGCCTGACTCTGGGCTATCCCACGGAGGAGACGGAGCGCGCGGTGGTGGCCGGCCAGCTGGAGGAGCACCCGGTGTCCGGCCTGCGCCCGGTACTGCAGGCGGAGGAGCTCCCCCGCCTCCAGCGCGCCGCGCGCTCCGTGCGCGTGGACCCGGACGTCCTCTCATATGCCGTCAGCCTGGTGCGCGCCACGCGCGAGGACGGCGGCTTGGTCCTCGGGGCCAGCCCGCGGGGCTCCGTCTTCCTGATGCGGGCTGCACAGGCCCGCGCTTTCCTCTCCGGCAGGGATTTCGTCGTCCCCGACGACGTCAAGGCGCTGGCGATGCCGGTGCTCGCGCACCGCGTCATCCCCGCTTCCCGTTCCCTGGGCCCCGAGGACGCGCGAGAGTTGGTCCTCCGCCTCGTGGAGCGCATCCCGGTCCCCGTGGTCTAG
- a CDS encoding arginine--tRNA ligase encodes MIARELRGLIVGAIEEARSRGEISTPETPDFVLERPRHKAHGDWATNAALVLAGAEGRRPREVAEVLARLLSERACPPAGAVLRGVEVAGPGFINLALDRDRVLSELARVAGEGEAYGRWDFGAGARMNVEFVSANPVGPLHVGHGRWAALGDALCNLLEAVGFQVDREFYLNDFGTQMEVFAASVEARYLELVGRPCEFPAEGYQGSYVVDIARQIMEEDGGRLADAPPGERREELGERAYGIALQHIRRSMDAFGVHFDIWFSERELQRGGAVREVVAGLLERGLAYERDGAVWMATSRFGDDKDRVLVRSNGAPTYFAADIAYHLNKMERGYDRLINIWGADHHGYVRRMQAAMEASGYPDRLEVILGQLVNLKRGGEPVRMSKRTGEMVTFDELLEEVGRDAARYLFLTRSQDTALDFDIQLAVEQSMENPVYYVQYAHARICSILRYGEGRGVELSGDIPGLEVLRLLDSEEEWDLAMKLFEFEELVRDAALARAPHRLTRYLEELAAAFHVFYNRHRVIGDDADLTSARLFLCRCVLQVLRNGLALLGVSAPERM; translated from the coding sequence GTGATCGCCAGGGAACTGCGCGGGCTTATAGTCGGGGCCATAGAGGAAGCGAGGTCGCGGGGCGAGATCTCCACGCCGGAGACGCCGGATTTCGTCCTCGAGCGCCCCCGCCACAAGGCCCACGGGGACTGGGCCACCAACGCGGCCCTGGTCCTCGCCGGCGCCGAGGGACGCAGGCCGCGGGAGGTGGCCGAGGTGCTGGCGCGCCTGCTGAGCGAGAGGGCCTGCCCTCCCGCCGGCGCCGTGCTGCGCGGGGTCGAGGTCGCGGGTCCCGGCTTCATCAACCTCGCCCTCGACCGCGACCGCGTGCTCTCCGAGTTGGCGCGGGTCGCCGGCGAGGGGGAAGCCTACGGCCGCTGGGACTTCGGCGCAGGCGCGCGCATGAACGTAGAGTTCGTGTCCGCCAATCCCGTGGGCCCTCTGCACGTGGGACACGGCCGCTGGGCGGCCCTGGGCGACGCCCTGTGCAACCTACTGGAGGCGGTCGGCTTCCAGGTGGACCGCGAGTTCTATCTCAACGATTTCGGCACCCAAATGGAGGTCTTCGCCGCCTCCGTGGAGGCGCGCTATCTCGAGCTGGTGGGCCGGCCCTGCGAGTTCCCCGCCGAGGGCTACCAGGGCTCCTACGTGGTGGACATCGCCAGGCAGATAATGGAAGAGGACGGCGGGCGGCTCGCGGACGCGCCTCCGGGGGAACGGCGCGAGGAGCTGGGGGAGCGTGCCTACGGCATCGCCCTGCAGCATATCCGGAGGAGTATGGACGCTTTCGGGGTGCACTTCGATATCTGGTTCAGCGAGCGGGAGCTGCAGCGCGGCGGGGCGGTACGCGAGGTGGTCGCGGGGCTGCTGGAGCGGGGGCTCGCCTACGAGCGCGACGGGGCGGTATGGATGGCCACCTCCCGCTTCGGGGACGACAAGGACCGGGTGCTGGTGCGCAGCAACGGCGCGCCCACCTATTTCGCCGCCGATATCGCCTACCACCTCAACAAGATGGAGCGCGGCTACGACCGGCTCATCAACATCTGGGGGGCGGACCACCACGGATACGTGCGCCGCATGCAGGCAGCCATGGAAGCCAGCGGATACCCGGATCGCCTGGAGGTCATCCTCGGCCAGCTGGTGAACCTCAAGCGCGGAGGTGAACCCGTGCGCATGTCCAAGCGCACAGGGGAGATGGTGACCTTCGACGAGCTGCTGGAAGAAGTTGGCAGGGATGCCGCCCGCTATCTCTTCTTAACCCGCAGCCAGGACACCGCCCTGGACTTCGATATCCAGCTCGCGGTGGAGCAGAGCATGGAGAACCCGGTCTATTACGTGCAGTACGCCCACGCGCGCATCTGCAGCATCCTGCGCTACGGCGAGGGGCGCGGGGTAGAGCTCTCCGGGGACATACCCGGACTGGAGGTCCTGCGCCTGCTGGATTCCGAGGAAGAGTGGGACCTGGCCATGAAGCTCTTCGAGTTCGAGGAGCTGGTCCGCGATGCTGCCCTGGCGCGGGCGCCGCACCGCCTCACCCGCTACCTGGAGGAGCTGGCGGCCGCCTTCCATGTCTTCTACAACCGTCACCGCGTGATCGGAGACGATGCCGACCTCACCTCCGCCCGCCTATTCCTCTGCCGCTGCGTGCTGCAGGTGCTGCGGAACGGGCTGGCGCTGCTGGGCGTCTCCGCGCCGGAGCGCATGTAG
- a CDS encoding trypsin-like peptidase domain-containing protein, with protein MTDDQGIPPAAPPLPQIPPEPPLAPPPRSRGVGWRTVALAAVAAVAAAAATVFALPLFFGANPVDVLGNKGKGSVQEVKTVEERVVKAGQEAVVEVAARVLPSVVNIEVQYGILGKGIGSGFIYRSDGYIITNNHVVENASNIKVSLRDGSVHDAKVVGTDPETDIAVIRIDESDLPPVTLGTSSDLVPGELAVAVGSPEGFEGSVTSGIISALNRNIYVPDAAPLLDVIQTDAAINPGNSGGPLCNSVGEVIGINTAIYSQSGGYDGLGFAIAIDNAKPVIEQLIENGVAVHPWLGFNGSTLDPETARSYDLPVEKGAIVRRVISGTPAEKAGLQAGDIIVAIDGSPVDSMDQVMLEIRRRKVGDSVAITYYRGKEKRETTAVLEEKPSRAF; from the coding sequence ATGACCGATGACCAAGGCATCCCCCCGGCGGCACCTCCGCTGCCTCAGATACCGCCCGAGCCGCCCCTTGCGCCACCCCCGCGCTCCCGGGGCGTAGGCTGGAGGACGGTCGCTCTGGCAGCAGTGGCGGCGGTGGCCGCCGCGGCGGCCACGGTGTTCGCGCTCCCACTCTTTTTCGGCGCCAACCCCGTGGACGTGCTGGGGAACAAGGGGAAGGGGAGCGTGCAGGAAGTGAAGACGGTGGAGGAGCGCGTGGTGAAGGCGGGACAGGAGGCGGTGGTGGAGGTGGCCGCCAGGGTCCTCCCCTCGGTGGTGAACATCGAGGTGCAGTACGGCATCCTCGGCAAGGGTATAGGTTCCGGGTTTATCTACCGTTCCGACGGCTATATCATCACTAATAACCATGTGGTGGAGAACGCCTCCAACATCAAGGTCTCCCTGCGCGACGGGTCCGTCCACGACGCCAAGGTAGTGGGGACCGACCCGGAGACGGATATCGCGGTGATCCGTATCGACGAGTCCGACCTGCCCCCCGTCACCCTGGGTACCTCTTCGGACCTCGTCCCCGGGGAGCTGGCGGTGGCCGTGGGCAGCCCGGAGGGGTTCGAGGGCAGCGTGACCAGCGGCATCATCAGCGCCCTCAACCGCAACATCTACGTCCCCGACGCCGCCCCCCTCCTGGACGTCATCCAGACCGACGCCGCCATCAACCCCGGCAACTCCGGCGGCCCCCTCTGCAACAGCGTGGGAGAGGTCATCGGCATCAACACCGCCATCTACTCCCAGAGCGGGGGCTACGACGGCCTCGGCTTCGCCATCGCCATCGACAACGCCAAGCCGGTCATCGAGCAGCTCATAGAGAATGGGGTCGCCGTGCATCCCTGGCTGGGGTTCAACGGCAGCACCCTCGACCCCGAGACCGCCAGGAGCTACGACCTCCCGGTGGAGAAGGGGGCCATCGTGCGCAGGGTGATCTCCGGGACACCGGCGGAGAAGGCAGGGCTGCAGGCCGGGGACATCATCGTGGCCATCGACGGCTCCCCCGTGGATTCCATGGACCAGGTGATGCTGGAGATACGCAGGCGCAAGGTGGGCGACTCCGTCGCCATCACCTATTACCGCGGCAAGGAGAAGCGGGAGACCACGGCGGTGCTGGAGGAAAAGCCCTCTCGCGCCTTTTAG
- a CDS encoding alpha/beta fold hydrolase produces MRERELVLEVEGVTLRGTVLVPEGGGWPLVVLCHGIPSGEPVSGDPGYPALAARFASEGCAAAYFNFRGTGISGGDFSLGGWALDLEALLDEAGEARGPFRGCDPERMALVGFSGGGAVSIICAARRGGLAGVAAISSPADFSRLLPREGMAAFIARAREIGIIRDPAFPASEEAYYREMLAYSPAAVIGEVSPTPLLIVHGDADDMVPVEEAYRLYEAAREPKELFIVEGGGHKLRLHAAAMDRAVSWVLDRLQG; encoded by the coding sequence ATGCGCGAGAGGGAACTGGTGCTCGAGGTGGAGGGCGTGACGTTGCGGGGGACGGTGTTGGTCCCGGAGGGGGGCGGCTGGCCGCTCGTCGTGCTCTGCCACGGCATACCCAGCGGGGAGCCGGTGTCGGGAGACCCGGGATATCCCGCCCTGGCGGCCAGGTTCGCCTCCGAGGGTTGCGCGGCGGCGTATTTCAATTTCCGGGGGACAGGCATCTCCGGCGGCGACTTCTCCCTCGGAGGCTGGGCCCTTGACCTGGAGGCTCTGCTCGACGAGGCGGGCGAGGCGCGAGGACCTTTCCGGGGATGCGACCCGGAGCGCATGGCCCTGGTGGGCTTCAGCGGCGGGGGGGCGGTGAGCATCATCTGCGCCGCCCGCCGCGGGGGACTCGCGGGGGTGGCGGCCATCTCGTCCCCCGCTGATTTCTCGCGCCTCCTACCCCGGGAGGGCATGGCGGCCTTCATCGCCCGCGCGCGGGAGATAGGCATCATCCGCGACCCCGCCTTCCCGGCCAGCGAGGAGGCATACTACCGGGAGATGCTCGCTTACAGCCCCGCAGCGGTGATTGGCGAGGTGTCGCCGACCCCCCTGCTCATCGTGCACGGGGACGCCGACGACATGGTGCCCGTGGAGGAGGCGTACCGCCTCTACGAGGCCGCGCGCGAACCCAAGGAGCTCTTCATCGTGGAGGGCGGCGGCCACAAACTGAGGCTGCATGCGGCGGCCATGGACAGAGCGGTGTCGTGGGTGCTGGACCGCCTGCAGGGCTGA
- a CDS encoding mechanosensitive ion channel, with protein sequence MMVANLLLDALRDLWEGFVTRLPSLVTGLVIFLVFYLLARGVRFFIARSLRRVKASEHAARLVSRLGFIATVIVGGLVGLGVMGVNAGALVASLGLVSVGIGFALKDVVENFLAGIILILQRPFVVGDVVRFGEVEGTVEDVRVRDTLIRTYDGRQVFVPNANIFRTAVINNNRNRRRRLDFAVSIAYPEDIACALSVASEALAGLEEALPDPAPLVVAEALAESSVALRAYFWVDPECVSILEVRSRAIAAVKRALQEAGIEIPYPVLTVRSGEKP encoded by the coding sequence ATGATGGTCGCCAACCTGCTCCTGGACGCCCTGCGCGACCTCTGGGAAGGTTTCGTCACCAGGCTCCCCTCCCTGGTGACGGGACTGGTGATATTCCTCGTCTTCTATCTGCTGGCGCGGGGGGTGCGCTTTTTCATCGCGCGTTCCCTGCGGCGCGTGAAGGCCTCGGAGCACGCGGCGAGGCTGGTGTCTCGCCTGGGGTTCATAGCCACGGTGATCGTCGGCGGCCTGGTGGGCCTGGGGGTGATGGGGGTCAACGCCGGCGCCCTGGTGGCATCCCTCGGCCTGGTCAGCGTGGGCATAGGCTTCGCCCTCAAGGACGTGGTGGAGAACTTCCTCGCCGGCATCATCCTCATCCTGCAGAGGCCTTTCGTGGTGGGGGACGTGGTGCGCTTCGGCGAGGTCGAGGGAACGGTGGAGGATGTGAGGGTCAGGGACACCCTTATCCGCACCTACGACGGGCGCCAGGTGTTCGTGCCCAACGCGAACATCTTCCGCACGGCGGTGATCAACAACAACCGCAACCGCAGGAGGCGGCTGGACTTCGCGGTGAGCATCGCCTACCCGGAGGATATCGCCTGTGCCCTCTCCGTGGCGTCCGAAGCCCTGGCGGGCCTGGAGGAAGCCCTTCCGGATCCCGCGCCGCTGGTGGTGGCGGAGGCGCTGGCCGAGAGTTCCGTGGCGCTGAGGGCCTATTTCTGGGTGGATCCGGAGTGCGTGAGCATCCTGGAGGTGAGGTCAAGGGCCATCGCGGCGGTGAAGCGCGCTCTGCAGGAGGCGGGCATAGAGATACCGTACCCGGTGCTCACGGTGAGGAGCGGGGAAAAGCCCTGA
- a CDS encoding HD domain-containing protein codes for MSKQLIKDLEPGDEVRSAFVVTRKEVRKTRAGAPYLALELVDKSGRIEARMWDGVNRYKDAFSEKDYVAVSGRVEKYRDQLQVVVDSLRRCSDDEVDTADFLRVVETDRAALEGELRAAAEEVREPHLRALLLAFLNDASFMRRFTAAPAAKNYHHPYLGGLLEHTATTVRICRLLCDLYPDVDRDLLVSAATLHDIGKIEELDFERAIDYTDAGRFLGHLMLSDEMIRERMAGIPGFPPDLAMRLRHAVLSHHGELEWGSPKRPKTLEAVVLHHVDNLDAKINSFREIVSRAGDSDSPWTDMKNLFKRPLYAPRSMSQEMELNLEEEVPR; via the coding sequence TTGTCTAAACAGCTCATCAAGGACCTTGAGCCGGGGGACGAGGTGAGGAGCGCCTTTGTGGTCACGCGCAAGGAGGTACGCAAGACGCGGGCGGGGGCGCCGTACCTGGCCCTGGAACTGGTCGACAAGAGCGGGCGCATAGAGGCCAGGATGTGGGACGGCGTCAACCGTTACAAGGACGCCTTCTCCGAGAAGGACTACGTGGCGGTGAGCGGCCGGGTGGAGAAATACCGCGACCAGCTGCAGGTGGTGGTGGACTCCCTTCGCCGGTGCAGCGATGACGAGGTGGACACGGCGGATTTCCTGCGCGTGGTGGAGACCGACCGCGCGGCCCTGGAGGGAGAGCTGCGGGCGGCCGCGGAGGAGGTGCGAGAGCCTCACCTGCGGGCACTGCTGCTCGCTTTCCTCAACGACGCGTCGTTCATGCGCAGGTTCACCGCCGCGCCTGCTGCCAAGAACTACCATCATCCATATCTGGGCGGGCTGCTCGAACACACCGCGACCACGGTGCGCATCTGCCGCCTGCTCTGCGACCTCTACCCCGATGTGGACCGCGACCTGCTGGTGTCCGCGGCCACCCTCCACGACATCGGCAAGATAGAGGAGCTGGACTTCGAGCGCGCCATCGACTACACCGACGCCGGCCGCTTCCTGGGACACCTCATGCTCTCGGACGAGATGATCCGGGAACGCATGGCCGGGATACCCGGGTTTCCTCCCGATCTCGCCATGCGGCTGCGGCACGCCGTCCTCAGCCATCACGGCGAGCTGGAATGGGGATCTCCCAAGCGACCCAAGACCCTGGAGGCGGTGGTGCTACACCACGTCGACAACCTCGACGCCAAGATCAACAGCTTCCGGGAGATCGTGAGCCGGGCGGGCGATTCCGATTCTCCGTGGACGGACATGAAGAACCTCTTCAAGCGTCCCCTATACGCGCCCAGGTCAATGAGCCAGGAGATGGAGCTGAACCTGGAGGAGGAGGTCCCCCGCTGA
- a CDS encoding DUF58 domain-containing protein produces the protein MFFSRSLLVMALSLTMVLIGVNSQSGWMFWLAGLLLAALLVSWAASALQVRNLSLQRAHLSEVVEGSLLGVTLEVRNRGRLSRHLLEVIDEDPRAGHPRRKPRLRAPGKSLAEYLRDPSPPRGPSPSESGGRAAFLVPRIGGGETVTITYQRGGLRRGIYRDWPAYFYSEGIIGLSRHAARARVSSCLTVLPGYVELGSLPLVDSFLYPQRTLQEVSSKGGGSEFYGVREYRAGDPLRHVHWRTTARRGELVVREFEHETGAPLLILVDNRAEGGPEAAGEVLDSSARLAASVARYALHAGHPVAMAAARDGSLDTLRVRTFPEALRWLAALTPQGAAGLADQARLLGRELTPGCFLCCVTPAADLDREGLAHVLPPMCRVSLVLIDAGSHAADGRNRLPRPSPLQLLEALSRRPFAGLHSVSFYRKGEDIRKCLEEPLIIFADSMPPAR, from the coding sequence TTGTTCTTCTCCCGCTCCCTGCTGGTGATGGCCCTCTCCCTCACCATGGTGCTCATCGGGGTCAACTCCCAGTCGGGCTGGATGTTCTGGCTGGCGGGGCTTCTCCTCGCCGCCCTCCTGGTCTCCTGGGCGGCGTCGGCGCTGCAGGTGAGGAACCTCTCCCTGCAGCGCGCCCACCTTTCGGAGGTGGTGGAGGGCTCTCTGCTGGGGGTGACCCTCGAGGTGCGTAACCGCGGCCGCCTCTCCCGCCACCTTCTGGAGGTCATCGACGAGGATCCCCGCGCCGGGCACCCCAGGCGCAAGCCGAGGCTGCGCGCGCCGGGCAAGTCCCTGGCGGAATACCTGCGCGACCCCTCTCCTCCGCGCGGCCCTTCCCCCTCCGAGTCCGGCGGTAGGGCTGCTTTCCTGGTGCCGCGCATCGGGGGTGGCGAGACGGTTACCATAACCTACCAGCGGGGGGGACTGCGGCGCGGCATCTACCGGGACTGGCCTGCCTATTTCTATTCCGAGGGCATAATCGGCCTGTCGCGGCATGCGGCAAGGGCTCGGGTGTCTTCGTGTCTTACCGTGCTGCCCGGCTACGTGGAGCTGGGGAGCCTCCCCCTCGTGGACTCCTTCCTCTACCCCCAGAGGACCCTGCAGGAGGTTTCCAGCAAGGGCGGCGGCTCCGAGTTCTACGGGGTGCGGGAATACCGCGCCGGCGATCCCCTGCGCCACGTGCACTGGAGGACCACGGCGCGCCGCGGTGAGCTGGTGGTGCGGGAGTTCGAGCACGAGACGGGAGCTCCCCTGCTCATCCTGGTGGACAACCGGGCAGAGGGCGGGCCGGAAGCCGCCGGCGAGGTCCTTGATTCCTCAGCTCGCCTCGCCGCCAGCGTGGCGCGCTACGCCCTCCATGCCGGGCATCCCGTGGCCATGGCCGCCGCCCGCGACGGCTCCCTTGACACCCTGCGGGTGAGGACCTTTCCGGAAGCCCTGCGCTGGCTCGCGGCCCTCACGCCCCAGGGGGCCGCGGGACTCGCGGACCAGGCTAGGCTGCTGGGACGCGAGCTCACCCCCGGATGTTTCCTCTGCTGCGTCACCCCCGCGGCGGACCTGGACCGCGAGGGCCTGGCGCATGTCCTCCCCCCCATGTGCCGCGTGTCGCTGGTGCTCATAGATGCCGGCTCGCATGCCGCCGACGGCAGAAACCGCCTCCCCCGTCCTTCGCCGCTCCAGCTCCTGGAGGCGTTGAGCCGCCGTCCTTTCGCCGGCCTCCACAGCGTGTCCTTTTACCGGAAAGGTGAGGATATAAGGAAATGCCTGGAAGAGCCCTTGATTATCTTCGCAGACTCAATGCCCCCCGCGAGGTAG
- a CDS encoding transglutaminase domain-containing protein, with amino-acid sequence MPGRALDYLRRLNAPREVEDSLPLRIAVWAAVCISLVALSQQGVTSPRVSVFSITLLTLGYVSSWWRRYRPNIPVKLVIMGLTLAALVSFLRQVYLQPYDPRIPLAELFVWVQVLHSFDLPRAKDLLLSLVSSLILMALAGSYALSASYGLVVLAWLSAALPALYFIQHSRLCLLSSRPQRAAVRPPTLKGMLAMLSALTAAIALAGLAVGAFMPRVNASYLRSLPFSLRRAAPSSGSYAFSNPGYPGLPFRPPENPVQVNPEAYFGFSPYLDLRVRGRLADGLVMKVRSTEPAYWRGMSFVSYNGYSWLAAEEEPERLRTPEQPFEIEYPPAEAHLGSRSVIQTFYVEREQPSVVFAAFRPATVYFPADFIYRDASGLKSPFELDQGLVYSVISSYNAPGDRLAASTPEVAEGASLPYLELPPLPERVVELAREIVPAGAGPFQRALAIEDYLRENYRYSLDVPPLPRGRDAVDHFLFDAGAGYCEHFASAYAVLCRLAGIPARVVTGYSTGEYNPFTGLYEVRLRDAHAWVEIYLEGIGWVTREPTPSFSLPDPGEGSGGLWVFGEFFSWVGRSLSALFPPALRSAAKGFFSALVSGASALASGFLYSVREAPWAPLILALLLSALPCAGMARRRKRSATRFLRGGADGIEAMRGFLQRVEGLGISRSPSQTAEEFAAALRELAPGLDIARETELFERVRYGADPLDEEELRLLRKGLDAAARILESRSGRVSHGLRRLRSRGAGDGRARA; translated from the coding sequence ATGCCTGGAAGAGCCCTTGATTATCTTCGCAGACTCAATGCCCCCCGCGAGGTAGAGGACTCCCTTCCGCTCCGCATAGCGGTATGGGCGGCGGTGTGCATCTCCCTCGTGGCCCTGTCCCAGCAGGGGGTGACTTCGCCGCGGGTATCGGTTTTCTCCATCACTCTCCTCACCCTGGGATATGTTTCCAGCTGGTGGAGGCGCTACCGGCCGAACATCCCGGTCAAGCTGGTGATCATGGGCCTGACCCTGGCAGCCCTGGTCTCCTTTCTTCGCCAGGTCTATCTCCAGCCGTACGACCCCCGTATCCCCCTCGCGGAGCTGTTCGTGTGGGTGCAGGTGCTGCACAGCTTCGACCTGCCGCGCGCCAAGGACCTGTTGCTGTCCCTGGTGAGCTCGCTCATCCTCATGGCCCTGGCCGGCTCCTACGCCCTCTCCGCCTCCTACGGCCTGGTGGTCCTGGCCTGGCTCTCGGCGGCCCTCCCCGCTTTGTACTTCATCCAGCATTCGCGCCTTTGCCTCCTCTCCTCCCGGCCCCAGCGTGCCGCCGTCCGTCCTCCCACCCTCAAGGGCATGCTGGCCATGCTCTCGGCCCTGACCGCCGCCATTGCCCTGGCCGGCCTGGCGGTGGGGGCTTTCATGCCCCGCGTCAACGCCAGCTACCTGCGCTCGCTGCCCTTCTCCCTGCGCCGCGCGGCTCCCTCCTCCGGCTCCTACGCCTTCTCCAACCCCGGCTATCCTGGGCTTCCCTTCAGGCCGCCCGAAAACCCCGTGCAGGTGAACCCCGAGGCCTATTTCGGCTTCAGTCCCTACCTGGACCTGCGCGTCCGGGGCAGGCTGGCCGACGGCCTGGTGATGAAGGTGCGCTCCACGGAACCGGCGTACTGGAGAGGCATGTCCTTCGTCTCCTACAACGGCTATTCCTGGCTGGCAGCCGAGGAGGAGCCCGAACGCCTGCGGACCCCCGAGCAGCCCTTCGAGATAGAATATCCCCCGGCGGAAGCGCATCTGGGCTCCCGTTCCGTCATCCAGACCTTCTACGTGGAGCGCGAGCAGCCCAGCGTGGTCTTCGCCGCCTTCCGGCCCGCCACGGTGTATTTCCCCGCCGACTTCATCTACCGCGACGCCTCGGGGCTCAAGAGCCCCTTCGAGCTCGACCAGGGGCTGGTGTACAGCGTGATCTCCAGTTACAACGCACCCGGCGACCGCCTGGCCGCCTCCACCCCTGAGGTGGCGGAGGGCGCCTCTCTCCCCTACCTGGAGCTGCCGCCCCTCCCGGAGCGCGTGGTCGAGCTGGCGCGGGAGATCGTGCCCGCCGGGGCCGGGCCCTTCCAGCGCGCTCTGGCCATAGAGGACTACCTGCGGGAGAACTATCGCTACTCCTTGGACGTTCCGCCGCTCCCCCGGGGCAGGGATGCCGTGGACCACTTCCTCTTCGACGCCGGGGCGGGTTATTGCGAGCACTTCGCCAGCGCCTACGCGGTGCTCTGCCGCCTCGCGGGCATCCCCGCTCGCGTGGTCACCGGATATTCCACCGGGGAATACAATCCTTTCACGGGGCTCTACGAGGTGCGCCTGCGCGACGCCCATGCCTGGGTGGAGATCTACCTCGAGGGCATCGGCTGGGTCACGCGAGAGCCCACCCCGAGCTTCTCCCTTCCCGATCCCGGCGAGGGCTCGGGCGGGCTCTGGGTCTTCGGCGAGTTCTTTTCCTGGGTGGGACGCAGCCTTTCCGCCCTTTTCCCTCCCGCCCTGCGGTCCGCGGCAAAGGGCTTTTTCTCCGCCCTGGTCTCCGGGGCATCGGCACTCGCGTCGGGCTTCCTTTACTCGGTGAGGGAGGCCCCGTGGGCTCCCCTGATCCTCGCCCTGCTGCTCTCCGCCCTCCCCTGTGCCGGGATGGCGCGCCGGAGAAAGCGCTCCGCGACCCGTTTCCTGCGCGGCGGCGCCGACGGCATCGAGGCCATGCGGGGCTTTCTCCAGCGCGTGGAAGGGCTGGGCATCTCGCGATCGCCGAGCCAGACGGCGGAGGAGTTCGCCGCCGCGCTGCGGGAGCTGGCGCCGGGGCTGGACATCGCCCGCGAGACGGAGCTCTTCGAGCGCGTCAGATACGGCGCCGATCCCCTGGACGAGGAGGAGCTGCGCCTGCTTCGCAAGGGACTCGATGCCGCCGCGCGGATCCTGGAGTCGAGGTCGGGGCGGGTGAGCCACGGTCTGCGGCGCCTCCGTTCACGCGGGGCGGGGGATGGGCGGGCGCGCGCATAG